The following nucleotide sequence is from Cytophagia bacterium CHB2.
GGCCCGGTTTCACTCGAAGCGGATTACAGTATCGCTTCGAAATTGTTGCGTGAACAGGTGCAGATTTTTAAAGACGACCAGCGTGTGGCCAAAAAGCAATTGGATGTGCGTGTGCTTTATTCCTGGAACAATGTAACAGCCCAGCTTGGCGTGCGCAACTTGCTGCGTTACAATTACTATCAAGTCGAGCGGAACATCAACGAAGTGCGCAATTTTTCTGCGGGTTTGCGCTGGGATTATTAATTTTTGCTAACTTTCCGCCTTTGTTTAAAAAGCCTGTGTCGCGCATCCCGGCGTGTCCGGGCTTTTTACGTTTTGTTAGAGAAATGATAGAATTGAAATTTTTTGCCCCCATCTGAAAGTTTTTCCTCCCAATTTCAGCATTTCATCTGATCCGGTGGTATTATACGATGTAAACATTTGCATTGGCCGTTAAAACCGCCGGTTGAGCACAAGCTTAAACTCTTGTGCCTGCGCCTGCCTAAATAAGGTCATTTGGCCTCTACGCTCCCTTGACAAACGGGGGGCGGATGTTCTAACTTCGTATCGTTCGGGTGCGGCGCAGGTGCCGCGCGTGTGGCACTGGAAACGTGAGCCTGAAACCCGGCTGCGTTTCCATGGTTGCGAGCGTGGCCGCCGCGCCCGTCATGATGCGAAAGGAGGCCAGATGAGTAACCGTGTTGTGCCTGAGGAGCTGCGTCGTCTCGAAGATAAGAGTCTTGACGGGCAATTGTTGTGGGAGTTGGAAAACGGTTTTGAGTTGTCGCCGCGTGAAAGCCAAGGGGTGTTGGATGCGGTAAAGCTGCTCTACAGCGAACGTCCGGCTGAGAAAAGCGGGCGTGTGAGTTTGTGGGTGGTGAAGCGCGATGCCAGCGTTGGCAAGCCGCTTTTGGAGCTGGAGAAGGTGGAAGTGTGGGTGACGTTGCACGCCGGGCAAGAGGATTTGGAAGCCTACGCGCAGTATGGTCATGCGGGATTGCGGCGACAAAAGGTTTTGCGGATCAGCGAGGAGATTGTTGAGCAAAACGGGGTTGCGACACAAGAGGATTTAGCGCGATTGCTGGGCACCAGTGTGCGCACGGTGCGACGCGATATCGCGTATCTGCTCAAACAAGGCATGCGCGTGATCACACGCGGGGTGTATTCCGACATTGGCCCGTCGGTGAGTCACAAAGTCGTGATCGTGGAAATGTTCTTGAACGGCTTTGTGTATAGTGAGATTTGCCGCAAGACGCAACATTCGGCCAAAGCGGTGAAGCGTTATGTGAACACGTTCGGTCGCGTGGTGAGATTGTATGAACGTGGGATTAAAGACGCGGAAGAGATTGCGAAATACGCGGGTTTGAGCACGCGCTTGGTCAACGAGTATCTTGAGTTGTATTCCAGGCTGGGCCAGAAGACCGGTTGCCGACAACGCATCAAGGATTTGTTGGAACAACTTTCATCGCGGCCTGCTTATCCGGGCGCGGATAAGAGCGGGATGAAAAAAGGGCTTCCGGCTGGGGAGGAGGTGCGATGAAAGGCTATTACGGTGATCGACGCGACCGCTTTGCCAGCCTTGAAAAACGCGGGTTTCGTGCGGCTTTGGTGCGGCTGTTGGAAACGGAATACAAGCTCATTGGCAGCCATCGCGTGCTGGAGATGTTAAGCGATGAGATCGTACAGCTCTTCGAAGAGTATCATCCCAAACGCGATCGCATTGAAGCCGGCGTGATTTGTTGGGTGACCACGAAGAAGAGCGTGCGCAAGCCGGGCTATGGCAAACGCACGGAAGATTACGAGAGCATCATGGTGTATTTGCCGCTGATCACCGGCAGTGATTTGGATCAGCGCGTGTTTGTGAAAGCCGGCACCAAGAACAGCAACTATCGCATCAATCGCGAACGCGACCTCGCCACCATGGCGCGCTTGATCAAGTCGGCATGGGAACAGGGGGGCATGCTTTCGCAAGCGGAATTGTGTGTATTAATGAATCGCAGCCTGACCACGATGCGGCGCTATGTGGCGGAGTATGAAGCGCAACATCCCGATGACTTATTGCCGCTCAAAGGTTACATTCTCGATCAAGGCAGCCGGCCGACGCACAAAGGCATCATTCTGAATTTGTATGAACAAGGTATTGATCCCACCGATATTGCGGCGCGCACGAATCACAGCTTGCACGCGGTGGATCGCTACATCAAAGCGTATGAACAAGTGAAGGGGTTGTTGCGCAAGGGTCTTGATCGCCACGAGGTCAGCAAAGTCACGGGCTATAGTTTGAAACTGGTGGATGCGTATGCGAGTGTGGCGAAGCATTTTCATCCCAAGCTGGTTCCCGTGACGGTGAAGTTATCGGAGGAAAAGAAAGCTTCAAAGAAATCTCATTGACGTGGAGGAATGGAGGTTGGCGTTTACCAGGCATATTTCCCCAAAGCATGTTTGGTGGAAAGTCTGAAGGGATGAGAGTAAAAGAGGACACTCGAAGAGGAGTGTCCTCCGACATGCTTCGGGGTTCGGCTATCCCTGGGCGGGTCGCTCGCCAGCGTTGCCCGCTTGCGTTTCACCGAACGGAACAAAATAGCCTCGGCGCTGTTGAAAGGCAAGCTGGAAGCTCGCCCCAATCCCAAAAATAACGATGAGGTCAGTTGACCTGAATGGAAATGAAGCGCGGGTAATAGACGCCACCGCGGGTGCGAAACAATGCCATGTGATTTCGTTGCAAAAACGAAAAGCCACTGCGCGTAGCAGGTCTAGCAAGGGAATGCTAGGGCGACTTACGACGCGCGGCTATGCAGGGAGCAGACCCGTGAATACAGTTCAGCAAGGATTGCTAAGCCATATGCGTGTATCGCTTTTGGTTATCGCCAGCAAGGTTTCATGTTTGCTTGATTCCATTCGCCTCATGATGTCCGCGTATGCAAGTAATTGGTGGAAGTGGGGTCGCGGCCACCGTTGTGGTGAGAGGTTCGGGGGATTTCCTGCGGACGTCTCACGAGGTTTTGCCATTTCTGTCTTCTTGCCCAATCATTTCTCCCGCAAAGAATGTGTGACCAGGAACTTAAATGCTTTCGTTGCGCCAATGGCAGCGGGAGACGCAAATATTGTGAAAATTTTTAACACTCATCGTGCAAAGCATTCCCAGAAGCGCTCGGCGCTGCCGGGATTGTGTCCGGCTGTTTCCGAGCGAGACACAATCATCTTAGAATCTTGGCTGCGTTAGTTTGCCATCAAACGATGGTACCGTAATGTGGCACTGGCTTTGCCATTGGTGAAGTGGAGTTGCAACGGCCGGCATTGTGTGTCTGGCCTTTTCTGAGACGAAGTGAAGTAGCGAGGTTTGGCTGTGATGCCCATTGTACAAAATGGGACTGACATGGCGGAGCTGTGCCCGAGGCTAGCGTTGCCCTGGAAAGTCTGAGATGGTGCGCATGATCACGGCCTCACTGATACCCGGAAGCAACATCGCCATTTATTGCGAGCCTGTATTTTTATGAAAGAAAAAATAATACGCCGAACCCCGATTGCGGACTATGTACGGATTTTGTATCGCAGCCGCTGGCTGATCCTGGCGTCTTTCCTCGGGGTCATGTTCATAACATTGTATTTGAACCTTACGGCGGTGCCGCTTTATCAGGCGAACGCCAAGGTGATGGTCAAAATGGAATCCAACATGGCCCTGCCGATCTTCGGCGGCAGCGCCTGGCAAATGGAAACGACGATCAGCAATCAGGTCGAGATCATCAAGGGACGCGCGTTGGCGAAAGCCGTCGCCCAGCGTTTGCTCGACTCCGAGCATGCGCGCCAATTGCCCATTCTTCTTGGCGCGCCGGCGCATGCCGAACATCAGGGCAGCCGGCTGTCCCGCATCATGGCCGCGTTCTCCGGGGATGAAGCAGAAGGCGATTCTGCCAGACCCGCAGCCCCGGTTCGCTTGCGGGAGATAGAAGCTGTCGCGCGCCATCTGCCACGGCTTCTCGAGGTGACGCCGATCCGCAGCACCGACATGATTTTGATCAGCGTCACTTCGAAAGATCCGCAAGAAGCAATGGCCATCGCCAACGCTTACGTCGAAGCCTACAGCGAGCTGAATCGCGCCATGAGCCAGGCGGAAGTGCGCCAGGTGAAAATTTTTCTGGAGAATCAGCTCAACCTTATCCAGCAACAACTCGCCGAATCCGAGATCGCGCTGAAAGACTATTCGCGCGAGGCCTCGACGCTCACCCTCACCGACGAAGCCAATGGCATCGTCTCGAAGCTGGTGGAATTCGAGTCTCTGCATCAGGAAGCCCTGACCGAGCTGGCGTCTTCATACGAGCGCCTGGCGTTCATCGACCGACAACTGGGACGCCGGATCGACATTGAGGCTGTTTCGGCCACTTCGTATTTGGAGGTGTTGAAAACGGAAATGGCCCGGCTGCAGCAAGAACGCGCCTTGCACGCGGCCTATCTCATCAACAACGGCAGCTATGAGGAAAAAAACTCCCGGTTGCAGGAATTGGACGGCCAGATCGCCCGGCTGACACAAAAGTACAAAACCGAGCTGGCCCAGGCGGCGACGCAGGATTTGCTTGCCCCGGAAGCCCTGCAGGACGAAATCATCACCCGCAAGTTCGAGGTGGAAGCGAATATCGAATCGCTCAAGCCGAAAGTGGCGGCGCTGGAAAAGATCGTCAAGGACTATGCGCAAAAGCTGGAAAGTTTGCCGGAGAAAAAACTCATGCTCGCCCGGCTGCAGCGCTCGGCCCAGGTCGATGAGAAAATCTATTTGATGATGAAGGAGAAGTATGAGGAGCTGCGCATCACTGAAGTCGGCCAACTCGGCGACGTGCGCATCATCGAGCCGGCCGAGCGCCCCGAGGTGCCGCTTGGCCCGAACAAGAAATTGAATTTGATCCTGGGCATGATGCTGGGCGTGGGCGTGGGCGTGGGCCTGGCTTTTCTGCGCGACATGCTCGACAATTCCGTGCACGCCATCGAAGATTTGGAACGCCTGGGCCAGCCGGTATTAGGATCGATTCCCCTGATCAATGAAAACGGCGCCATCGCGCGCTTGAGGCATTCCGCCAACGGCGCACTCAACGGCGCTTCGCACAACGGCACGAACGGCGCGGCGATAGCAAAAAACGAGAGCGCGGAGTTTGGGCGCACCGCCGCGCGCCTTATCACACACTTTGCGCCGAAATCGCCGGTATCCGAAGCCTACCGCACACTGCGCACGAATATCCAGTACACCCATATCGACAAGCCGTTGCGCACGCTGCTGGTGACCAGTCCCGGCCCGGGTGATGGCAAATCGACTTCCGTGGCGAATCTCGCCATTGTGATGGCGCAAATGGGCAGCAAGGTTCTATTGATTGATGCGGATTTGCGGCGGCCGGTGCTGCATACCGTTTTCAAGCTGGATCGCCGTATCGGCCTGTCGAACGTGCTGGCCGGGCGCGCGGAGATTGCCGAAGCGATTTCCCCCACGGAAATCGACAATCTCCATGTCATGCCGTGCGGCACATTGCCGCCGAACCCTTCGGAGCTGTTGGGCAGCAGCGCCATGCAGCAAACGCTGGAAGGGCTGAAGCGCGAATACGAAACCGTGTTGTTCGACAGTCCTCCGGTCATCGCCGTGACCGATGCCGCGGTGCTGGCGCGATATGTCGACGGCGTGTTTCTGGTGGTAAAATCCGGACACACCAGCAAAGAAGCGGCATTTCGTTCGTACACGTTGCTCAATCAGGCCCGAGCCAAAGTTCTGGGCACTCTGCTGAACTCCGTTAAAATCGAGAGCATGTACGGCAGTTACTATTATTACTATCATTATCATTACTACGCCAACAACAGCAACGGCAAGCTGCCAAAAACGCAGCGGAAACTGCTCTCCTGGCCATGGGGATGAAAATTGTCGTTGGTTGTTGGTCGTTCGTTGTTTGTCGTTGTCCAATAATTAATGACTAATTGCTAATGTTCAACGACCACCGACCAATGACCAGCGACCAACGATCAACATGCAACATGCAAACAACAATTCCACAAGAAACTACCCGCCACTGGTACGCTCTCTACACGCGCCCCAATTTTGAAAAGCGTGTTGAGCAAGAGCTGCAAAAAATGGGCGTGCAGCCGTATTTGCCCCTGCGCGCCACCTTGCGGCAATG
It contains:
- a CDS encoding DUF1670 domain-containing protein; amino-acid sequence: MKGYYGDRRDRFASLEKRGFRAALVRLLETEYKLIGSHRVLEMLSDEIVQLFEEYHPKRDRIEAGVICWVTTKKSVRKPGYGKRTEDYESIMVYLPLITGSDLDQRVFVKAGTKNSNYRINRERDLATMARLIKSAWEQGGMLSQAELCVLMNRSLTTMRRYVAEYEAQHPDDLLPLKGYILDQGSRPTHKGIILNLYEQGIDPTDIAARTNHSLHAVDRYIKAYEQVKGLLRKGLDRHEVSKVTGYSLKLVDAYASVAKHFHPKLVPVTVKLSEEKKASKKSH
- a CDS encoding polysaccharide biosynthesis tyrosine autokinase; its protein translation is MKEKIIRRTPIADYVRILYRSRWLILASFLGVMFITLYLNLTAVPLYQANAKVMVKMESNMALPIFGGSAWQMETTISNQVEIIKGRALAKAVAQRLLDSEHARQLPILLGAPAHAEHQGSRLSRIMAAFSGDEAEGDSARPAAPVRLREIEAVARHLPRLLEVTPIRSTDMILISVTSKDPQEAMAIANAYVEAYSELNRAMSQAEVRQVKIFLENQLNLIQQQLAESEIALKDYSREASTLTLTDEANGIVSKLVEFESLHQEALTELASSYERLAFIDRQLGRRIDIEAVSATSYLEVLKTEMARLQQERALHAAYLINNGSYEEKNSRLQELDGQIARLTQKYKTELAQAATQDLLAPEALQDEIITRKFEVEANIESLKPKVAALEKIVKDYAQKLESLPEKKLMLARLQRSAQVDEKIYLMMKEKYEELRITEVGQLGDVRIIEPAERPEVPLGPNKKLNLILGMMLGVGVGVGLAFLRDMLDNSVHAIEDLERLGQPVLGSIPLINENGAIARLRHSANGALNGASHNGTNGAAIAKNESAEFGRTAARLITHFAPKSPVSEAYRTLRTNIQYTHIDKPLRTLLVTSPGPGDGKSTSVANLAIVMAQMGSKVLLIDADLRRPVLHTVFKLDRRIGLSNVLAGRAEIAEAISPTEIDNLHVMPCGTLPPNPSELLGSSAMQQTLEGLKREYETVLFDSPPVIAVTDAAVLARYVDGVFLVVKSGHTSKEAAFRSYTLLNQARAKVLGTLLNSVKIESMYGSYYYYYHYHYYANNSNGKLPKTQRKLLSWPWG
- a CDS encoding DUF1670 domain-containing protein translates to MSNRVVPEELRRLEDKSLDGQLLWELENGFELSPRESQGVLDAVKLLYSERPAEKSGRVSLWVVKRDASVGKPLLELEKVEVWVTLHAGQEDLEAYAQYGHAGLRRQKVLRISEEIVEQNGVATQEDLARLLGTSVRTVRRDIAYLLKQGMRVITRGVYSDIGPSVSHKVVIVEMFLNGFVYSEICRKTQHSAKAVKRYVNTFGRVVRLYERGIKDAEEIAKYAGLSTRLVNEYLELYSRLGQKTGCRQRIKDLLEQLSSRPAYPGADKSGMKKGLPAGEEVR